One genomic segment of Bradyrhizobium prioriisuperbiae includes these proteins:
- a CDS encoding DUF1499 domain-containing protein → MARRFAAPYQLEPVSVLATWARYLAVFALVAGAGSIIIIRFGFLEFRPALITFFGALGLAALSILVAFAAFAAIWQNGSRGMGRILVALLLDIAILAYPAYLAVQYRKLPAIHDITTDPIDPPRFDALARLRAGDGANPAAYAGLYSAEQQHTAYPDIEPVTLEATPQKAFDEVLKLVNKRKWLIIDERAPQPPRLVGRIEAVARTPIMGFREDVSIRVQPDTDGARVDIRSSSRYFEHDLGTNAARVSKLIDDLNDAVDNATSRAMKKQLAPAKAAPAPKAAVKRTQ, encoded by the coding sequence ATGGCCCGCAGGTTTGCCGCGCCCTATCAGCTGGAACCGGTGTCGGTGCTTGCCACCTGGGCACGGTATCTGGCGGTGTTTGCGCTGGTGGCGGGCGCGGGGTCGATCATCATCATCCGGTTCGGGTTCCTGGAATTCCGGCCGGCGCTGATCACGTTTTTCGGGGCGCTGGGGCTGGCGGCGCTGTCGATCCTGGTGGCGTTCGCGGCGTTTGCGGCGATCTGGCAGAACGGCTCGCGCGGCATGGGGCGTATCCTGGTGGCGCTGCTGCTGGATATCGCCATCCTCGCCTACCCGGCCTATCTCGCGGTCCAGTACCGCAAGCTGCCGGCGATCCATGACATCACCACCGACCCGATCGACCCGCCGCGGTTCGATGCGCTGGCGCGGCTGCGCGCCGGCGACGGCGCCAACCCCGCGGCTTATGCCGGGCTCTATTCCGCCGAGCAGCAGCACACGGCGTATCCGGACATCGAACCGGTGACGCTGGAGGCGACGCCGCAGAAGGCGTTCGACGAGGTGCTGAAGCTGGTCAACAAACGCAAGTGGCTGATCATCGACGAGCGCGCGCCGCAGCCGCCGCGCCTGGTCGGCCGCATCGAGGCGGTGGCGCGCACACCCATCATGGGCTTTCGCGAGGACGTCTCGATCCGGGTGCAGCCCGACACCGACGGCGCCCGCGTCGATATCCGCTCGTCGTCACGTTATTTCGAGCACGACCTCGGCACCAACGCGGCGCGGGTCAGCAAGCTGATCGATGATCTCAACGATGCGGTGGACAACGCCACCTCGCGGGCGATGAAGAAGCAGCTGGCTCCGGCGAAGGCGGCACCGGCGCCGAAGGCGGCCGTGAAGCGGACGCAGTGA